In a genomic window of Temperatibacter marinus:
- a CDS encoding aspartate aminotransferase family protein encodes MTKVFYRDVKSLYPKAVSAHGMYLTDSQGKQYLDMSGGAASASMGHGHPQVIEAMHRQIDQVAYAHSGFFTTDPQEQLAELITQQFQEANSYVYFSSGGSEANETALKMAWQYWRQKGQPKKVKIISREHSYHGNTLGALSVSGNLPRRRSMDNILLDWPRTKACYRFRLGAEHASEEAYCSYLIDELETLINKEGAETIAAFIAEPIVGASLGVVPAVEGYFSRVRDLCNAHSILLISDEVMCGIGRTGSYFAHQQEGVIPDMVTLGKGIASGYQPLAATLVREEIHQHFVQTEGFKHGHTYVGHATACAAGLAVHTLLLNEGVLENVSPRGEYFRKALKHQFSAHPHVGDIRGRGLMIGIEFVKDKDTFAPIEDAVALPSQIKKAAMNHGLICYPGGGSSQDGLSKHILLAPPYILEDRHSDEAILKIDRLLKDIKYV; translated from the coding sequence ATGACAAAAGTCTTCTATAGAGATGTGAAATCTCTTTATCCAAAAGCAGTTTCAGCACATGGAATGTATCTCACAGATTCACAGGGAAAACAGTATTTAGATATGAGTGGGGGGGCGGCGTCGGCCAGTATGGGGCACGGGCATCCTCAGGTCATAGAAGCTATGCATCGTCAAATTGATCAAGTAGCCTATGCGCACTCTGGTTTTTTCACGACGGACCCCCAAGAACAGTTAGCAGAGCTTATCACCCAGCAATTTCAAGAAGCAAACTCCTATGTGTATTTCTCCTCTGGAGGGTCTGAAGCCAATGAGACAGCCTTAAAAATGGCTTGGCAATATTGGCGGCAAAAAGGGCAGCCCAAAAAAGTAAAAATCATCAGCCGTGAACATAGTTATCATGGCAATACTCTAGGTGCTCTCTCTGTTAGCGGCAATCTGCCTAGAAGGCGATCAATGGATAATATTTTGCTTGATTGGCCGCGAACGAAGGCCTGCTACAGATTCAGACTTGGGGCCGAACATGCTTCTGAGGAGGCCTATTGTTCCTATTTGATTGATGAGTTAGAGACCCTTATCAATAAAGAAGGAGCCGAGACGATTGCAGCCTTTATTGCGGAGCCAATTGTGGGGGCTTCGTTAGGCGTCGTTCCTGCAGTAGAAGGGTATTTTAGTCGCGTTAGGGATCTCTGTAATGCCCATTCAATCCTTCTGATTTCTGATGAAGTTATGTGCGGCATTGGTCGCACGGGATCCTATTTCGCTCATCAGCAGGAAGGGGTCATTCCAGACATGGTCACTCTAGGTAAAGGAATTGCGTCAGGGTATCAGCCGCTCGCTGCTACGCTGGTCAGAGAAGAAATTCATCAGCATTTTGTTCAGACGGAGGGCTTTAAACACGGTCATACGTACGTGGGGCATGCCACGGCCTGTGCTGCCGGATTGGCTGTTCATACCCTGTTGTTGAACGAAGGGGTGTTAGAGAATGTGTCTCCCAGAGGTGAGTATTTTAGAAAGGCCTTGAAGCATCAGTTTAGCGCACACCCCCATGTGGGAGATATTCGTGGACGTGGTCTGATGATTGGTATTGAATTCGTGAAAGATAAAGATACATTCGCTCCCATTGAAGATGCTGTGGCTCTTCCTTCTCAAATTAAAAAAGCCGCCATGAACCATGGGTTAATTTGCTATCCTGGTGGTGGGTCCTCTCAGGATGGTTTGAGTAAGCATATTCTCTTGGCACCGCCGTATATCCTTGAAGATCGTCATAGTGACGAAGCAATCCTAAAAATCGATCGTTTGTTAAAGGACATAAAGTATGTCTAA
- a CDS encoding YqgE/AlgH family protein, whose product MTSSPYLKGHLLLAMPGMSDPRFDRSVVLLCSHDETGAMGVVLNQPLSNMSLSSLMEQLDITIDEEIEALIHCGGPVEPGRGFVIHSADYSQDSTTVINEKLAVTATTDVLKAIANNEGPEHYVIALGYAGWSAGQLEGEIQQNSWMTSASDTELLFHTEADNIWPRAMAMLGIDISMLSLDSGHA is encoded by the coding sequence ATGACATCCAGCCCCTATCTCAAAGGTCACCTTTTGCTCGCGATGCCGGGCATGTCAGACCCACGATTCGATCGGAGCGTGGTGCTGCTATGTTCCCATGATGAAACAGGCGCCATGGGGGTAGTTCTCAATCAGCCTCTTAGCAACATGTCGCTTTCTTCCCTAATGGAACAGCTTGACATTACGATCGATGAAGAGATTGAAGCCCTTATTCACTGCGGTGGTCCCGTCGAACCTGGTCGAGGCTTTGTCATCCATTCTGCTGATTACAGTCAGGATAGTACAACAGTGATCAACGAAAAGCTTGCTGTGACGGCAACTACAGATGTCCTGAAGGCCATAGCCAATAACGAAGGGCCAGAGCATTATGTTATTGCGTTAGGGTACGCGGGATGGAGTGCTGGGCAGTTGGAAGGTGAAATTCAACAAAACAGCTGGATGACCTCTGCTTCAGATACTGAACTTCTCTTTCATACGGAAGCCGACAACATTTGGCCGCGTGCTATGGCCATGCTTGGCATCGATATATCGATGCTCTCCTTGGACAGCGGCCACGCCTAA
- a CDS encoding MBL fold metallo-hydrolase, translated as MKYIIKFLFLACLIGNTSIAPHATASDFDMPPQQLGKNVYSLVAPAYGRPTAENKGWNSNSYFIITSEGVLVIDTGSSETIGRAIIKAIRSITDQPIRWVINSHSHADHWFGNAVFKDINAEIISTAKAVATMKQDGKADAAAFNRMTKGTTGTIRFTYPETLAKHEQIRTFGKTKVKFIFSQDGHSPGDVMVWLPEQRIIIGGDVLNSEWMPIMTHHGDLKHLVKSLKAVALLNPAIVLPGHGKPTNGNSVLRDATLLESVISVVKKGKAHSHTPDQIFQTTLEEIGPIYRTHYNDFDNNIKYLVTMITRSI; from the coding sequence ATGAAATATATAATAAAATTTCTATTTTTAGCATGTCTCATTGGCAACACCAGCATTGCCCCTCATGCCACTGCATCAGATTTTGATATGCCCCCACAACAGCTTGGAAAAAATGTCTACAGTCTTGTAGCTCCTGCCTATGGACGCCCTACAGCAGAAAATAAAGGCTGGAATTCTAACAGCTACTTTATTATTACTTCCGAGGGTGTACTTGTCATTGACACAGGGTCTTCTGAAACAATCGGGCGAGCGATAATAAAGGCGATTCGGTCTATTACAGATCAACCCATCCGCTGGGTGATTAACTCTCACAGCCATGCTGATCATTGGTTTGGCAATGCCGTTTTCAAAGACATCAATGCTGAAATCATCTCCACTGCCAAGGCGGTAGCAACGATGAAGCAAGACGGCAAAGCAGATGCTGCCGCCTTCAACAGAATGACAAAAGGCACCACTGGGACAATTCGATTCACATACCCTGAAACTCTGGCCAAGCATGAACAAATTCGTACTTTCGGTAAGACAAAAGTGAAGTTTATTTTCTCTCAGGACGGCCATTCGCCTGGCGATGTCATGGTCTGGCTGCCAGAGCAACGCATTATAATAGGCGGTGACGTACTAAATTCTGAATGGATGCCTATCATGACACATCATGGGGACTTGAAACATTTAGTCAAAAGCCTCAAAGCCGTCGCATTGCTCAATCCGGCGATTGTTCTCCCTGGACATGGCAAACCAACAAACGGCAACTCTGTACTCCGAGATGCCACGCTGCTTGAAAGTGTCATATCTGTTGTCAAAAAAGGGAAAGCGCACTCCCATACTCCCGATCAAATTTTCCAAACAACATTAGAGGAAATTGGCCCGATCTATCGGACCCATTATAATGATTTTGACAATAATATTAAATATTTGGTCACTATGATCACAAGAAGCATCTAA
- the efp gene encoding elongation factor P — MKIDGNTIRPGNVIEHKGGLWRAVKIAHTQPGKGGAYLQVELRNLKDSSKLNERFRSSEKVEKVSLRQVDYQFLFSDGDMYTFMDGQTYEQISISAEDIGEDTVFLQDGMTVQIEFHEESPLGVRVPEKVTLEVSETEAVVKGQTASSSYKPATLENGVRIGVPPFVKAGDKVIVNTAEREYAGRGE, encoded by the coding sequence ATGAAAATTGACGGCAATACAATTCGTCCTGGAAATGTCATTGAACATAAAGGTGGCCTATGGCGCGCAGTAAAAATCGCCCATACTCAACCTGGTAAAGGCGGCGCCTACCTTCAAGTAGAACTCCGCAACCTCAAAGATAGCAGCAAATTAAACGAACGCTTCCGCTCTTCTGAAAAAGTCGAAAAAGTATCTCTTAGACAAGTTGATTATCAATTTCTCTTTAGCGATGGTGACATGTATACTTTTATGGACGGACAAACATACGAACAGATCTCAATTTCTGCTGAAGACATTGGGGAGGACACTGTCTTCCTTCAAGACGGCATGACGGTTCAGATTGAATTCCATGAAGAATCACCACTTGGCGTGAGAGTTCCTGAAAAAGTAACCTTAGAAGTCTCTGAGACAGAAGCTGTAGTGAAGGGACAAACTGCGTCATCCTCATACAAACCAGCCACATTGGAAAACGGCGTGCGTATCGGCGTGCCTCCTTTCGTGAAAGCTGGTGATAAAGTCATCGTTAACACAGCCGAGCGCGAATATGCTGGCCGCGGTGAGTAA
- a CDS encoding inositol monophosphatase family protein, producing MARRSPLMNVMVSAAHKAARHLRRDFNEVEQLQVTKKGPADFVSKADKKAESILVEELSKARPDFGFLLEEGGEIKGKSDVSRFIIDPLDGTTNFLHALPHWSISIAVEERGELIAGIVYDPIKEELFWAERGIGAYCNDTRIRVSGREKLDQSILATGIPFMGRGNHDLFLAEMKEIMPNVAGIRRFGAASLDLAYVAAGRYDGFWEASLEAWDMAAGILIVREAGGYVSDFSGKSEMLDSGSVIAGNSRLHAPLERMVRRVHRNHAK from the coding sequence ATGGCCCGTCGTTCCCCCTTAATGAATGTAATGGTTTCTGCTGCACATAAAGCTGCACGCCACCTTCGCCGAGACTTTAACGAAGTTGAACAACTTCAAGTCACAAAAAAAGGCCCTGCTGATTTCGTATCAAAAGCGGATAAAAAAGCGGAGAGCATTCTCGTTGAAGAACTTTCAAAAGCTCGCCCTGACTTTGGTTTTCTGCTTGAAGAAGGCGGAGAAATCAAAGGCAAAAGCGATGTCTCTCGTTTCATCATTGATCCTCTTGATGGAACCACAAACTTCCTTCATGCCCTCCCGCATTGGTCTATCTCCATAGCGGTTGAAGAGCGAGGGGAGTTGATAGCAGGGATTGTTTATGATCCCATCAAAGAAGAGCTTTTCTGGGCTGAGCGCGGCATTGGCGCTTACTGTAATGATACCCGCATTCGTGTTTCTGGCAGAGAGAAACTTGATCAATCTATTCTAGCCACAGGCATCCCTTTCATGGGGCGTGGCAATCACGATCTTTTTCTGGCTGAAATGAAAGAAATTATGCCGAACGTGGCTGGCATTCGTAGATTTGGAGCGGCAAGCTTGGATCTAGCTTATGTCGCGGCGGGTCGATATGACGGCTTCTGGGAAGCCTCTCTTGAAGCCTGGGATATGGCGGCAGGCATTCTGATTGTGCGTGAAGCTGGCGGTTATGTCTCAGACTTTAGTGGGAAATCAGAAATGTTAGACAGTGGGTCAGTTATTGCCGGAAACAGTCGTTTGCATGCACCACTTGAGCGTATGGTAAGGCGGGTTCATCGCAACCACGCCAAGTAA
- a CDS encoding NTP transferase domain-containing protein, which produces MTSARIGVILAGGRSLRFGQDKATCLYQGKSFLSLAKDLLQRLNCETIHILGRPEGIEDERPFSGPGQALSNFLRKADYSKTYIVLSVDMPLLSKVCIDHLLNHALSAYFDQSFFPCIFDRPRPLTENYYRMRDILDYYASESIVCPTEWQGQLANINTQKDYKKICQ; this is translated from the coding sequence ATGACGTCAGCGCGAATAGGGGTTATTCTTGCAGGGGGAAGATCTTTAAGATTTGGTCAAGATAAAGCTACGTGCCTTTACCAGGGTAAGAGCTTTTTGAGCCTCGCAAAAGATCTGTTGCAGCGTTTGAATTGTGAGACTATCCATATTTTAGGTCGGCCTGAAGGGATTGAAGATGAACGCCCGTTTTCTGGTCCTGGGCAGGCGCTCTCAAATTTTTTAAGGAAAGCAGACTACAGTAAGACTTATATTGTATTGTCTGTGGATATGCCTTTGCTTTCTAAGGTCTGCATTGACCATCTTTTGAACCATGCTCTGAGTGCTTATTTCGATCAGTCTTTCTTTCCATGCATCTTTGATAGGCCTCGTCCGCTTACAGAAAATTACTATAGAATGCGCGATATACTTGACTATTATGCAAGTGAAAGCATTGTATGCCCGACAGAATGGCAAGGTCAGTTGGCGAATATTAATACACAGAAAGACTACAAAAAAATTTGCCAATAA
- a CDS encoding molybdopterin-dependent oxidoreductase yields the protein MTSETKTVYRACNLCEAICGLEIKVKDNNIISIKGDKKDPFSRGHICPKGTALQDLQEDPDRLKFPVKKVGEDFLQITWEEAYQIIADNIASIQAIHGNNAVGIYAGNPSVHNYGTMTHGSVLRKSIGTKNNFSASSIDQLPHQLVSYAMYGHQFMIPIPDIDHTDYMLMLGANPLASNGSLMTVPDVKARLKAIQERGGKVIVIDPRKTETAKLADEHFFIKPGTDAFFLLALIHQLLCDPLENLGHLEPHLEGLEDILPLVTDFTADYASSICGIPATKIKTIAKEITLTKRAVCYGRMGVSTQIHGTLCQWAIQVINILAGNLDVRGGAIVPTPAFANISSNAESGPGNYIPGRSRVSGKPMAGGEIPCVSMAEEITTPGEGQIKSMVTIAGNPILSTPDGRGLEEAFQTLDFMVSIDFYINETTAHADVILPPTSTLEHDHYDVVFNRFAVRDVTRYNEPVIIPEDSTKHDWEIMNELASVIAKAKDIDSQPLPPPHQIIDRGIQYGPYGAKSDHDLALSLAKLKANPHGIDLGPLKPGLPQRLASHHPKIILNSAYILEDIERVKRSADANTSKGLLLIGRRHIRSNNSWMHNSKRLVKGKMRSHLFMNPEDMKSLGINDRAKVEISSAVGSVITEVEANEDMMLGVVSLPHGWGHKGRRGRLSTATEKDGVSCNDITDTTLIDAVSGNAAVNGVPVTVSALV from the coding sequence ATGACATCAGAAACAAAGACAGTGTATCGGGCTTGTAATTTATGCGAGGCCATTTGTGGACTGGAAATAAAAGTCAAAGATAACAATATCATATCTATCAAAGGCGACAAAAAAGACCCCTTTAGCCGGGGTCACATTTGTCCCAAAGGCACTGCCCTTCAAGATTTACAAGAAGACCCTGATCGATTGAAATTTCCTGTAAAAAAAGTTGGGGAAGATTTCCTACAGATTACTTGGGAAGAAGCCTATCAAATCATTGCAGACAATATCGCCTCGATCCAAGCCATCCATGGAAACAATGCTGTTGGTATTTATGCTGGGAACCCCTCGGTGCATAATTACGGAACAATGACCCATGGGAGTGTTTTAAGAAAATCCATAGGCACCAAAAACAATTTTTCTGCTTCCTCTATAGATCAGCTCCCTCATCAATTGGTTTCCTATGCCATGTACGGACATCAGTTTATGATCCCGATTCCCGATATTGATCATACAGATTATATGCTCATGTTAGGGGCAAACCCCTTGGCTTCAAATGGCAGCTTAATGACTGTGCCTGACGTGAAAGCACGTCTCAAAGCCATTCAAGAACGAGGTGGCAAGGTGATCGTTATCGATCCAAGAAAGACAGAGACCGCCAAGCTGGCAGATGAACATTTTTTCATCAAACCAGGTACTGATGCTTTCTTTTTGCTCGCTCTCATTCATCAGCTGTTGTGTGATCCCCTTGAAAACCTAGGTCACCTTGAACCCCATTTAGAAGGTTTAGAGGACATCCTACCTCTCGTCACAGACTTCACAGCTGACTATGCTTCTTCTATCTGTGGAATCCCTGCAACAAAAATTAAAACCATTGCCAAAGAGATTACTTTGACCAAAAGAGCCGTCTGCTATGGCCGCATGGGGGTGTCGACACAAATCCATGGAACACTTTGTCAGTGGGCGATACAAGTAATCAACATTCTCGCAGGCAATCTAGATGTTCGAGGCGGCGCGATAGTCCCGACACCAGCCTTTGCCAACATTTCATCGAACGCCGAAAGTGGCCCTGGCAACTACATCCCCGGACGCAGTCGTGTGAGCGGCAAACCTATGGCCGGCGGAGAAATACCCTGTGTGAGTATGGCAGAAGAAATTACTACGCCCGGCGAAGGGCAAATCAAATCAATGGTTACCATCGCAGGCAATCCTATCCTATCAACGCCAGACGGACGTGGCCTTGAAGAAGCCTTTCAAACATTAGACTTCATGGTCTCAATTGACTTTTACATTAATGAAACTACGGCCCATGCGGATGTTATCCTTCCCCCAACTTCAACGCTAGAACATGACCATTATGATGTCGTCTTCAACCGGTTCGCCGTCAGAGACGTAACCCGTTACAACGAGCCTGTGATCATCCCTGAAGACAGCACTAAGCACGACTGGGAAATTATGAATGAACTAGCGAGTGTCATTGCAAAAGCAAAGGATATTGATAGCCAACCGCTTCCCCCACCCCATCAAATTATCGACAGAGGGATCCAATATGGCCCTTACGGCGCTAAAAGTGACCATGACCTCGCCTTATCCCTTGCTAAACTGAAAGCAAACCCACACGGCATTGACCTTGGTCCACTTAAACCAGGCCTGCCCCAACGTCTTGCAAGCCATCACCCAAAAATCATCCTCAACAGCGCTTATATTTTAGAAGATATTGAACGGGTAAAGAGATCTGCAGATGCAAATACCAGTAAGGGACTCTTGTTGATCGGGCGTCGTCATATAAGAAGTAACAACAGTTGGATGCATAACTCAAAAAGATTAGTGAAAGGTAAGATGCGCTCTCACCTTTTTATGAACCCTGAGGACATGAAATCTCTAGGCATTAATGATCGCGCCAAAGTAGAGATCTCTTCTGCCGTTGGGAGTGTCATTACAGAAGTCGAAGCAAATGAAGATATGATGCTTGGTGTCGTAAGCTTACCTCATGGCTGGGGGCACAAAGGGCGCAGAGGCCGACTTTCCACGGCCACTGAAAAAGACGGTGTCAGTTGTAATGACATCACCGATACAACGCTGATTGATGCAGTGAGTGGCAATGCTGCTGTAAACGGCGTCCCAGTGACTGTCAGCGCTTTAGTGTAG
- a CDS encoding dienelactone hydrolase family protein, whose product MTHQDIIIPEEVFDWYDSYAHGGIDRREFMTRLGKYAVGGLTVAALAGAILPNYALAEQVSFNDPEIKATYETFLSPDGHGEGRGYYVSPRKADGPQPAVLVVHENRGLNPYVKDVARRLAKAGFIAFAPDALHPLGGYPGNDDEGRKMQRSMDRSKIEADFKAAAKFLKTREDTTEKTGVVGFCFGGFISNMLAAEVPDLIDASVPYYGSPARLETIKNIKAPMMHQLGSLDKRINQMWPSYEAALKAGGVDFRMHMYADAHHGFHNDSTRRFKKDAADLSWERTLAFFKEHLA is encoded by the coding sequence ATGACACATCAAGATATTATCATTCCTGAAGAAGTATTTGATTGGTACGACAGCTATGCCCATGGTGGCATTGATAGACGAGAATTTATGACTCGTCTTGGTAAATATGCTGTAGGCGGTTTAACAGTAGCTGCGCTCGCCGGGGCTATTTTACCAAACTATGCGCTGGCGGAACAGGTTTCCTTCAATGATCCTGAAATTAAAGCAACCTATGAGACTTTCCTTTCTCCTGATGGGCATGGTGAAGGTCGAGGGTATTACGTCTCACCCCGAAAGGCTGACGGTCCACAGCCAGCAGTTCTTGTTGTTCATGAAAATCGAGGGCTTAATCCTTATGTCAAAGATGTTGCACGGCGCCTTGCAAAAGCAGGGTTTATTGCATTTGCCCCCGATGCACTTCATCCTCTGGGTGGCTATCCAGGAAATGATGATGAAGGTCGTAAAATGCAACGCAGCATGGATCGCTCAAAGATTGAAGCGGACTTTAAAGCTGCGGCGAAATTCTTGAAAACGAGAGAAGATACGACTGAAAAAACGGGTGTCGTTGGTTTTTGTTTTGGTGGTTTTATTAGCAATATGCTCGCGGCAGAAGTGCCGGATCTTATTGATGCGTCAGTGCCTTATTACGGCAGTCCAGCGCGCCTAGAAACTATCAAAAACATTAAGGCTCCCATGATGCACCAACTGGGGTCACTTGATAAGCGGATTAATCAGATGTGGCCTAGCTATGAGGCTGCTTTGAAGGCAGGGGGTGTAGACTTTAGAATGCATATGTATGCAGACGCACATCATGGCTTTCATAATGATAGTACGCGGCGCTTTAAAAAAGATGCTGCAGATCTCTCATGGGAAAGAACTCTTGCATTCTTTAAAGAACATTTAGCTTAA
- a CDS encoding molybdenum cofactor biosynthesis protein MoaE, with protein sequence MADQNSWFSVGVSEERLSTDGAEKFIEHPGHGAQTSFIGAVRDLNMGRSVEGVSYDCFDPLTKTIFTTLVHKAREKWGQMKVYCWHYKGRLDVKGLSIIIAVSTPHRDEAFQACRFLIEEIKHQAPIWKKEHYVDGDSEWTEGCELCGEDHVHKGHQHTHDH encoded by the coding sequence ATGGCAGATCAAAATTCTTGGTTTAGTGTTGGTGTAAGTGAAGAGAGACTCTCTACTGATGGTGCAGAAAAATTTATTGAGCATCCAGGGCATGGGGCCCAGACGAGTTTTATCGGGGCTGTCCGTGATCTCAATATGGGGCGTTCTGTTGAAGGGGTCTCCTATGATTGTTTTGATCCACTCACAAAAACAATATTCACTACTCTAGTTCATAAAGCGCGAGAAAAATGGGGGCAGATGAAGGTCTATTGCTGGCATTATAAAGGCCGTTTAGATGTTAAGGGCCTCAGCATCATCATCGCGGTTTCAACACCTCACAGAGATGAGGCTTTTCAAGCTTGTCGTTTTCTGATTGAAGAAATTAAGCATCAAGCGCCCATTTGGAAAAAGGAACACTACGTGGACGGAGACAGTGAGTGGACTGAAGGGTGCGAACTTTGTGGCGAAGATCATGTCCATAAAGGTCATCAGCACACACACGATCATTAA
- a CDS encoding MoaD/ThiS family protein, with translation MITLQLFGAFRDFNESNKLSLEYSEGMTVNEVKNQIRQHFQGQESFLLLLDRSRLADDTHIFLDGEKLNSPGDYALLPPVNGG, from the coding sequence ATGATCACACTCCAACTTTTTGGGGCTTTTCGAGATTTTAATGAGAGTAATAAACTTTCGCTAGAGTATAGCGAAGGTATGACAGTCAATGAGGTAAAGAATCAAATTCGTCAGCACTTTCAGGGACAAGAATCCTTTCTCTTGCTTTTAGATCGCTCGCGCTTAGCTGATGACACGCATATTTTTCTAGATGGAGAGAAATTAAATAGCCCTGGGGACTATGCTTTGCTCCCGCCTGTGAACGGAGGATGA